The Cyanobacteriota bacterium genome window below encodes:
- a CDS encoding diflavin flavoprotein has protein sequence MMEPVSRPRDVQVLPIAPETTALRSRSWKRLRFEIEYALERGTTANSFLIQADRVALIDPPGETFTEIYLTELQQRLDLKSLDYIILGHVNPNRMVTLKAILEITDRVTFICSNPAAITLRNGLAEQAPMIRVARGDETLDLGLGHHLQFIPTPNPRYPDSLCTYDSRSNILYTDKLFGAHICGDQVFDEGWAVWLEDRRYYFDCLMAPHARHVETALEKLTSTVPQLARFGRQPLKTEQTGQDSSPSAFAASLPLATASSPPLLIAPGHGPLVRYGLADVIKVYWQWSQQQRSQELSVALLYASAYGNTTTMAQAIARGITKAGVAVESINCEVAEPAEIQAVIEKASGFIIGSPTLGGHVPTPVQTALGIILSTASKTKLAGVFGSFGWSGEAIDIIYSKLRDAGYSFGFEPIRVKFKPTEATLQMCEQTGTDFAQSLKKAKKVRTANQPASNVEQAVGRLVGSLCILTVRHGEVSGAMLASWVSQATFNPPGVMVAIAKDRAIESLIYPGSRFVLNILAEGKHIPLMKQFLKPFQPGEDRFAGVATQETDNGNLILTDALAWLECRADQRMECGDHWLVYAIAETGNVLLADALTAVHHRKTGMKY, from the coding sequence ATGATGGAGCCAGTTTCCAGACCGAGAGATGTGCAGGTATTGCCAATTGCACCGGAAACGACAGCGCTACGATCGCGAAGTTGGAAGCGCTTGCGCTTTGAAATTGAATATGCTCTAGAGCGCGGAACTACAGCCAATTCATTCTTGATTCAGGCTGATCGGGTAGCACTGATTGACCCACCCGGTGAGACGTTCACTGAAATTTATTTGACAGAACTACAACAGCGGCTGGATTTGAAGTCTTTGGACTACATCATCTTAGGTCATGTAAATCCTAACCGCATGGTGACACTAAAGGCCATCTTAGAGATTACTGACCGTGTTACGTTTATCTGCTCAAATCCAGCAGCGATCACACTGCGCAATGGGCTAGCGGAACAGGCTCCAATGATTCGTGTTGCGCGGGGAGATGAAACGCTGGACTTGGGACTAGGCCATCATCTTCAGTTTATTCCTACACCAAACCCACGCTATCCTGATAGTCTCTGCACCTATGACTCTAGAAGTAATATCCTCTACACAGATAAATTATTTGGAGCGCATATTTGTGGGGATCAGGTCTTTGATGAGGGTTGGGCTGTCTGGTTGGAGGATCGTCGCTATTATTTTGACTGCTTGATGGCTCCCCATGCACGGCATGTAGAAACAGCTCTAGAAAAGCTGACCAGCACAGTTCCCCAACTGGCTAGGTTTGGTCGTCAGCCATTGAAGACGGAGCAGACTGGTCAAGATTCTTCCCCATCTGCGTTTGCAGCTTCTTTACCCCTGGCAACAGCCTCTTCGCCACCTCTGTTAATTGCCCCTGGGCATGGCCCTCTGGTGAGATATGGGCTAGCTGATGTCATTAAAGTCTATTGGCAATGGAGTCAACAGCAGCGATCGCAAGAGTTATCCGTAGCGTTATTGTATGCTTCTGCCTATGGCAACACCACCACTATGGCACAGGCGATCGCTAGGGGAATTACCAAAGCAGGGGTAGCCGTAGAGTCGATTAACTGTGAAGTTGCAGAGCCGGCTGAAATCCAAGCAGTGATTGAGAAGGCGAGTGGGTTTATTATTGGCTCGCCTACATTGGGGGGACATGTGCCAACACCTGTGCAAACAGCCTTAGGTATCATTTTGTCTACAGCAAGTAAGACCAAGCTAGCGGGAGTGTTTGGTTCGTTTGGCTGGAGTGGGGAGGCGATCGATATCATCTATAGTAAACTCCGTGATGCAGGCTATAGTTTTGGATTTGAACCCATTCGCGTTAAATTTAAGCCAACCGAAGCCACCCTCCAGATGTGTGAGCAGACTGGCACCGATTTTGCCCAAAGCTTGAAAAAGGCGAAGAAAGTCCGCACAGCCAACCAGCCTGCCAGCAATGTTGAGCAAGCAGTAGGTCGATTGGTAGGTTCCCTATGCATCCTTACTGTTCGCCATGGAGAAGTCAGTGGTGCTATGTTGGCATCGTGGGTATCTCAAGCTACTTTCAATCCACCAGGAGTGATGGTGGCTATTGCTAAAGACCGCGCAATTGAGTCGCTGATTTATCCAGGAAGCCGCTTCGTGCTTAATATTCTAGCTGAAGGCAAGCACATTCCGCTGATGAAGCAGTTTTTGAAACCATTTCAGCCAGGGGAGGATCGGTTTGCTGGGGTGGCGACTCAGGAAACAGATAACGGTAACTTGATTTTGACAGATGCTCTGGCTTGGCTGGAATGTCGAGCTGACCAACGCATGGAGTGTGGGGATCATTGGCTAGTATACGCGATCGCTGAGACTGGCAATGTTCTGCTAGCTGATGCCCTCACTGCTGTTCACCATCGCAAAACAGGCATGAAATACTAG